The DNA window GAAGTGCATTATAACCGGTGTAGGTATGACATACCCAATATTTTCTGCATCCTCATGTTTCAAAGATTGGAATGCGATACCGACACAGTTGCCCTTATCATTGAAAGCAGGCCCGCCAGAATTTCCAGAGTTTATAGCTGCATCTATCTGCAAAACCATATCAATTGCAATAGATCAATAAACATGTCAAACAAACATGTTGAACCACTAGAAGCGGGAACTAGTTTCACAACCTGTAATCCCAAAAGTTCAGTTGACCCATGAACATAAGAGAGTATCTCGATTCGTGATACAACACCACTAGTAACAGAGATCGTGTCACCTCCAATGGGGTAGCCCACAACAGTTACAGCATCTTGGAGTGCAGGCAAATCTCCAAACTCAACAGGTGAAACACCTTCCCAGAACTCATCATCACTAACTGTTAACATTGCTACAACATCCAAAAACCCTCAGTTAATAACAAAGTTACCATAAATTAAGAAAACAAGTTAGGATGAGTTATTTCCGCATATACATGTTCCACATTAAAGAGTACAACAGCTACTGCAATCCACTCTAAACAAGCAAAATCAATGAATCATCCTCTGCCTTTTTCCTACAATAAAATCGCATTACTGAAATTTGCTAAATCCAAGAAGGGCAAGAGAATAAtgcagaaaagaagaaaaaaattccaAGCACTCGAAACGATTTTCCTGAAAAAAAATGCAAACTTTAATACCTTAAGCCTGTCACTCAATACGAataaccaaataccattttctacCCATTCCTATAGTCCTCGAAACTAAACCACCTAACTTCCttaccccccccaaaaaaaaccccCAAAAAGATGAAAATTCCCACAGAATCAAAACTTTTCCTTACCAATATCACATTCAGTCCCAATAGCCAAGACAGTAGCCAAGTACTTGGTATCAGACCCCCTTTTCTTTAACTTCACTTGAGTATAATGTTCCACTGAATGAGCATTTGTTAACACTCTTTTCCCTCCAATTATAAATCCACTACTACTTGAAGAATACTGTCTTTTCCTTTGCCATGGCAGTGAATAGTTTGGCTCAGTGTGGACGCAAAAAACTTTCACCACTGCATCCATCGCTGGCACTACCCTTGCCGCCACACTCTCCCATTTCGCCACTGGCTGCGGTGGAGGCTCCAGTACCACTGCCCCATTTTGATAAGGTCTCCGCTCCGGGGACGCCGCCGCATGCGGCTCCGTATCCTCCATGTGCCCCGCCTCAGACTTCCTCGGTCTCCCTCGGCCCCGTCTTGCCGGTGGTGGGTTGTTGGCGTCATTTTtggcggcggcggcggcggtCGCTACGGAATCGTTTGCAGCGCTAAAGACGTCGTTTTGGGCGGCAACGTAGTCGGTTTGAGTGGCGTTGGAGGCACTCGTATATTGGAAGTCCATGGTTTCGGTGGTAGATGCAGGGGCTTTAGGTTTCCGACCTCGTTTTCTAGTTTCCCCCATCGGAATATGTCCTTCAGGGGATTTAGGGTTTCAAATTAGGGATTTCGAACGAAGATTGTTAATTTTGGGGTATGGGATTCTTTGCTTTCGGCTTCTTTGAAACAGAGGCAATTACGTAGGGAAATGAATGTTTCGAAATGTGCGAGTCGATGGAGCGAAAGAGATGGTATATTTGGGCTTACATGGGTTTGAAATATGGGTTCAAGGCCCAATTGGAGCATTTTGTTTTAGTTGTGCCAAGTTGGGCTTTATTTTGTTATCGGCTGTTAAATCGTGTATTTTGCCGTGTGATGTTGGAGTGCTATCGTGGCTTGTTTGTATAATGTATGAAGTTTACCTGTATTAACCATACGTAATTAGTATATGTTACTTAAATTAGTGTGAAAGTCTAACATAAGTATTTGTAtccaatataaatataatatattttgtaagtttttttcagttatattcatatatcaaatacAAATGTCGGacatgaatattttaaaaaaaatgaagttcgaacaatataatttatataactttTCTTCTCAAAACTTCAAATAAGAAATCGTTCCAAGCATCAATCGGACCGGGCAAACACCAATGGACACAGTCATTATATCCATTCATCCATTTATTTCCCCAGAATTCACCAGGGTGACCATCAGGTCTCATCAACATTGCCCTTGTCACATCCAATGCTGCAAACTTCGTTCCTTTCTTATTTCCTTCTATATTTGCCTTTTCAATCTCTTCCATTTGCAAGCTCCTCAGTTCCCATTCATTACTTGTCAACTTAATCTCTCTTTCACTCAAAGGGCTTGTCCTATTGCATCTTCCTCCTGTATCCCATGCCCCGTTCTCGAAATGAGCCGGCGAAAACGTCCGGACGAGGGTCACCCTCGCTTTGCACTCCCTGCAGCGGTTGATATGGTTTAATGCCGATCGAAAAGCCATCCTGAGGGCGAACCCGACACCAAAATCGGTCACATTCGGATGATCGCAGTACACACATCCGACAACACCAGTGTCGTTGTGTAGGTAAATCGTTCGGAAAAACCAATGTGCGTCCGAGATGATGATATAGTCTAGAACAGGAAGATCTGTGGTCCATTTCTTATCAATTTTATGAAGGTGCAAATCAAAAATACCAGATGATGAACCATTGATCACTCGTTCTTCACCGTCTACTAGGAATTTCGTCCAAAGAATCATGAGAGTGAAATCATGACCGGGAAAGTACCATACCCGTTGCCGGTCTTCGGAATCTTTGTAATGATCCACCGGAGTTTCTATCTGTAAAAGATTTGCAATTCAAGCAACTCAAAcagtaaattatatttaatttatctaaagaTAAATTACTCCATACCATGCCACAGGTAAAAGAACAATGCCCTGTTATGATGAAAAGCAATATTATTCGGTTTTGAGTACATGTTGGAGAAGAATATGTGTACAACATGAATGTACTAACCATTGAGAGGAGACAAAGGAGGGAGTCCATGTGGTTCCTGGCAACTGAGTCACCTATGAACCCAAGTTTCTTCCCTTGAACAAATTCCAGGAAAGTCTTAGGATCAAACCTGGGAAGCTGACACTGATGAGGTTTCCATCTCCATTTCAAAAACTCTGTGTCTTTTCTTCCATGGTGGAAACAATTCCTTGAAGTAGGAATCGTTGAACAACTCCAGTTCGTATATAAAGGACCTTGCAGGTCAGGCACCCATTCTCCCTTAAACAAGTCACACTTGAGAATCTCATCATCGTCATAACCTAAAATAccccaaaagaaaaagaaaaatcaaacaaaattctCATTCGGTGAAactgaaagaagaagaaaaatggattGAATTACCATGAGAGGTAGAATTGGGCAAAGCAAGTGTTTGATGAAGGTCAGATTTGGAGATGGGGTTGAAAGGGTTTGGAGAACAGAGGATGAAGACTATGAATATGATGGTTAGAAGAAGACAAGATAAGAAAAATGGAGGGAGCTTCCCAAGTATCATCATCTCTCTCTATTTTTGTTATGgtttaatgtatttttatcttgaacaaaaaaaaataaagaagatgatgaagaagaagaggaggagattttttttaccttttccatttttcCGTATAATACGAAATTAATCAGACAAAAGAccgtttttttagattttatgagGGTTTTTTATTTCAACGAGATTTTATGAGTTGAaaggtcaaaaaaaaaaaaaggagtcaaaatattctttttttcccTCTCCTTActtaaaaagaagaaatttttgggaaaaatatcaaaaaagccacttttttttaaatttaccggaATGGGTCATTTTCTTCTAAACCGTGTCCACGTCAGCGCAATGTTAGGGGACGTACCAGAAAATCGCGGCCACATCAGCGtactttgctgatgtggcaacaaatcgcgtccacgaaagcgcgatttgtgtccacatCAGCAAAGCGCGCTAACGTGGACACGATTTGTTGCCACGTAGCGCGCCTCTGGGGACGCGATTTGCCCGTTTTCCCACGTTATGTTtttagattttagggtttagggtttaggatttttagtatttttaaagttttggagaaaaaagtaaacaaataatggattagggtttaaggtttcccaattaaattaattataatttattcaaaattagattacgtttcgtgtttatgggtttttaagataaaatcaaagcaggatgctttatcagaAGGATTTCTGAAGTCGCACCCACGTGTACGCGCTTTTGCTATAGTGGGTCCTgtaaaaataatttcgagttcacgtttctgagcaaatagtataaaaaacgcttcaagcaggatgctttatgagaagaatttgtgaaatcgcgccctcgtggacgcaattttgctacagtaggtcctggaataaataatttcgagttgacgtttctgagcaaatagtttaaaaaaatgcttcaagcaggatgctatttgagaagaatttgtgaaatcgcgccctcgtggacgcgcttttgctacaataGGTCCTGaaagaaataatttcgagttgatgtttcggagcaaatagtttaaaaaacgcttcaagcaggatgctatttgagaagaatttgtgaaatcgcgccctcgtggacgcgtttttgctacagtaggtcctggaaaaataatttcgagttgacgtttctgagaaaatagtataaaaatgcttctagcaggatgctatttgagaagaatttgtgaaatcgcaccctcgtggacgcgcttttgctacagtagcatgtttgggctgaggctataaatgaggcaGAAAATATTCTCAAaatgcataagtcacagcagaaacaatttagagaggctaaaaaggttagagtttcaaatatgagtgaacgtattagtccTTTTATTTATTATGACGGTGAGGTTTGCCACATCGAGAATGATGTTGTTTTTTTGTCCGAGAATACgatgcgactggtttttaaccagaacatagatttgacagaatttcataaaagaattaggcataaaatttgtggaacgacgccaatgaaagttttgtctattacgtatcgattttgttcttctgttgatccggtgacatatgactcgttcgacataaaaggtgctcgtagcttggaggcaatggtgcagacttatcttgctagtggagcaccttatattgagttatatgtacaatttacatcgtcAAATGATGTACTTGCGACCGGTGTTCGAGATGAATACACGACCCTTGGTCGACACTCGattagcgggttacaaaatacggaacagcccatgtttggtagcggtgtCAAATGTACATCCCCTACAAGACACTcagtcggtggatgggacatgtacgttggtggctcgatgtttgatgctggaaatacgtactggagagcggcatcaagttctagtgattggcaatctacatccaattggggaagttatgaaatgcccagaagaagggatgatgtaatCCTTACGA is part of the Gossypium hirsutum isolate 1008001.06 chromosome D11, Gossypium_hirsutum_v2.1, whole genome shotgun sequence genome and encodes:
- the LOC107911785 gene encoding protease Do-like 9 encodes the protein MGETRKRGRKPKAPASTTETMDFQYTSASNATQTDYVAAQNDVFSAANDSVATAAAAAKNDANNPPPARRGRGRPRKSEAGHMEDTEPHAAASPERRPYQNGAVVLEPPPQPVAKWESVAARVVPAMDAVVKVFCVHTEPNYSLPWQRKRQYSSSSSGFIIGGKRVLTNAHSVEHYTQVKLKKRGSDTKYLATVLAIGTECDIAMLTVSDDEFWEGVSPVEFGDLPALQDAVTVVGYPIGGDTISVTSGVVSRIEILSYVHGSTELLGLQIDAAINSGNSGGPAFNDKGNCVGIAFQSLKHEDAENIGYVIPTPVIMHFIQDYEKNGAYTGFPILGVEWQKMENPDLRLAMGMKSDQKGVRIRRIEPTAPESHLLKPSDVILSFDGVKVANDGTVPFRHGERIGFSYLVSQKYTGDTALVKVLRDSKILEFDIKLATHKRLIPAHTSAIPPSYYIIAGFVFTAVTVPYLRSEYGKDYEFDAPVKLLDKHLHAMAESTDEQLVVISQVLVADINIGYEDIVNTQVLAFNGKPVKNLKSLANMVDNCNDEYLRFDLEYQQIVVLHAKAAKAATLDILTTHCISSAMSDDLKT
- the LOC107911786 gene encoding protein ALTERED XYLOGLUCAN 4-like, with translation MMILGKLPPFFLSCLLLTIIFIVFILCSPNPFNPISKSDLHQTLALPNSTSHGYDDDEILKCDLFKGEWVPDLQGPLYTNWSCSTIPTSRNCFHHGRKDTEFLKWRWKPHQCQLPRFDPKTFLEFVQGKKLGFIGDSVARNHMDSLLCLLSMIETPVDHYKDSEDRQRVWYFPGHDFTLMILWTKFLVDGEERVINGSSSGIFDLHLHKIDKKWTTDLPVLDYIIISDAHWFFRTIYLHNDTGVVGCVYCDHPNVTDFGVGFALRMAFRSALNHINRCRECKARVTLVRTFSPAHFENGAWDTGGRCNRTSPLSEREIKLTSNEWELRSLQMEEIEKANIEGNKKGTKFAALDVTRAMLMRPDGHPGEFWGNKWMNGYNDCVHWCLPGPIDAWNDFLFEVLRRKVI